The following are encoded together in the Candidatus Tumulicola sp. genome:
- a CDS encoding transketolase: MPTLTPDKLRDLELKANDIRQGIIRSLHAAGSGHSAGPLDMSDVFAALYGTLMRHDPQRPDWPERDRLLLSCGHIAPVRYSAMANFGYFPVEELLTLRKFGSRLQGHPERVTLPSLESTSGPLGEGLAQGTGMALGAKMDDKDFHVWVVTSDAEHQCGLHWEAVMTAAKFKLDNLTCIIDRNFIQIDGSTEDVMPLEPLGDKYRSFNWEVLECDGNDMQAFVETAERARTVKGKPQVIVANTVPGKGVSYMEGDYTWHGKPPNTEQTEIALKELAQARERIVARG, translated from the coding sequence ATGCCGACCCTAACCCCCGACAAACTACGCGATCTGGAGCTCAAAGCCAACGACATCCGCCAAGGCATCATCCGCTCGCTGCATGCGGCCGGATCGGGCCATTCGGCCGGTCCGTTGGACATGTCCGACGTGTTCGCGGCCCTCTACGGAACGCTGATGCGGCACGACCCGCAACGGCCGGACTGGCCCGAGCGAGACCGCCTGTTGCTATCGTGCGGCCATATCGCTCCGGTGCGCTACTCGGCGATGGCCAACTTCGGCTACTTCCCGGTCGAGGAGTTGTTGACGCTGCGCAAGTTTGGTTCGCGCCTGCAAGGACACCCCGAACGGGTGACGCTTCCGTCGCTCGAGTCCACGTCCGGGCCGTTGGGCGAAGGTCTAGCGCAGGGCACCGGCATGGCGTTGGGCGCGAAGATGGACGACAAGGATTTTCACGTGTGGGTCGTCACCTCGGATGCCGAGCACCAGTGTGGACTGCATTGGGAAGCCGTGATGACCGCGGCCAAATTTAAACTCGACAACCTCACCTGCATCATCGACCGCAATTTCATTCAAATCGACGGCAGCACCGAAGACGTGATGCCGCTCGAGCCGTTGGGCGATAAATATCGTTCGTTCAATTGGGAAGTGTTAGAGTGCGACGGTAACGATATGCAAGCGTTCGTCGAAACCGCCGAGCGCGCGCGTACCGTCAAAGGCAAGCCGCAAGTCATCGTCGCCAACACCGTTCCCGGCAAGGGCGTATCGTACATGGAAGGCGACTACACGTGGCACGGTAAGCCACCCAACACCGAACAAACGGAGATCGCACTGAAAGAACTCGCGCAAGCCCGCGAACGGATCGTGGCCCGTGGCTAA
- a CDS encoding response regulator transcription factor encodes MRILVVEDNEAIAGAVRAMLEARKYAALVVGDGHQGLEHLLGEGYDAAIVDVGLPGLDGFSIARSARAAGVWTPILMLTARDAVEDRVAGLDCGADDYLVKPFVESELIARLQSIVRRGDRPQVTVLQAGRLAMNLGARAVSYNGVPVELGGTEFRVLEYLIRNAGIALTRIQILEKIWADDFDGSSNIVDVYVSQLRRKLKKAGGERVIDTVWGVGYRLLR; translated from the coding sequence GTGCGGATCCTCGTCGTTGAAGATAACGAGGCCATAGCCGGCGCCGTGCGCGCGATGCTCGAGGCGCGGAAATACGCCGCGCTCGTCGTCGGCGACGGCCACCAAGGCCTCGAACATCTTCTCGGCGAGGGCTACGACGCCGCGATCGTCGATGTCGGATTGCCCGGGTTGGACGGCTTTTCGATCGCGCGATCGGCACGCGCCGCGGGAGTCTGGACGCCGATTCTCATGCTGACGGCTCGCGATGCGGTGGAAGACCGCGTCGCGGGCCTCGATTGCGGCGCCGACGATTATCTCGTCAAGCCGTTCGTCGAAAGCGAATTGATCGCGCGACTGCAGTCGATCGTCCGGCGCGGCGACCGTCCGCAAGTCACGGTACTGCAAGCCGGGCGCTTGGCCATGAATCTCGGTGCCCGCGCCGTTTCGTACAACGGCGTACCGGTCGAACTCGGTGGGACCGAGTTTCGCGTTCTCGAATACCTCATTCGGAATGCGGGTATCGCGTTGACCCGCATTCAAATCCTCGAAAAAATCTGGGCCGACGACTTCGACGGCTCGAGCAACATCGTCGACGTCTACGTGAGCCAGTTACGCAGAAAGCTCAAGAAGGCCGGCGGCGAACGGGTGATCGACACCGTATGGGGCGTAGGATACCGCTTGCTTCGTTAA
- a CDS encoding tetratricopeptide repeat protein gives MAAVALALCALTAPAFAQVYAPATPAPRTTSLPALQALATAREVEERFRMGIDDQTAGRWSDSAAEFSRVVALHPPEPKGSSAQYDLGIAYANLHRNGDAASAFRSALALDREFLAAMANLIAVDLATGNLREAHSVADRYVALAPDSARAVYSRGIVALQAGDAAGARADFGKLLSLDPAYAVAHYGLAIAEERLQRYDAAERELRTALTLAPNYARAEFALGVVLLSQHRRAQAREAFDRACRMAAGDPALSNLAASMRDSTR, from the coding sequence ATGGCCGCCGTCGCGCTCGCGCTATGCGCCCTAACGGCGCCCGCCTTCGCGCAGGTGTACGCGCCCGCCACCCCGGCGCCGCGCACCACGTCTCTGCCGGCGCTACAGGCACTGGCGACCGCGCGCGAGGTGGAAGAACGATTCCGGATGGGAATCGACGATCAAACCGCCGGACGATGGAGCGACTCGGCCGCCGAGTTCTCGCGCGTGGTCGCGCTCCATCCGCCCGAACCGAAGGGCTCGTCGGCACAATACGATTTGGGCATCGCATACGCCAATCTACACCGTAATGGCGACGCGGCTTCGGCATTCCGTTCGGCCCTCGCACTCGACCGCGAATTTTTGGCTGCAATGGCCAACCTGATCGCAGTCGATCTTGCGACCGGCAATCTGCGCGAAGCTCATTCTGTTGCCGATCGGTATGTCGCGCTAGCACCTGATTCTGCGCGAGCGGTGTACTCTCGCGGCATCGTCGCGTTACAAGCCGGTGACGCAGCCGGCGCGCGCGCCGATTTCGGCAAACTCCTCTCGCTCGACCCGGCCTACGCCGTGGCACACTACGGTCTCGCAATCGCCGAAGAACGTTTGCAACGCTACGATGCTGCCGAACGCGAGCTGCGGACGGCTCTGACGCTCGCACCCAACTACGCGCGAGCCGAATTCGCGCTGGGGGTTGTATTGCTTTCGCAACATCGCCGCGCGCAAGCGCGGGAAGCGTTCGATCGCGCATGCCGCATGGCCGCCGGCGATCCCGCCCTCTCGAATCTCGCCGCATCGATGCGCGACTCGACGCGCTAA
- the pnp gene encoding polyribonucleotide nucleotidyltransferase, which yields MPESVTLEVGGRTMVIETGELAKQANGSALVRYGDQNVVLCAATASNSPREGIDWFPLTCDFEEKMYAAGKIPGGFIKREGRPSEHAVLSSRQIDRPIRPLFPEGFRNDVQVVATVLSVDPELDADVLGVCAAGAALALSDIPFDKTVAAIRVGRDENGGYIANPTLPQYETGGLEIVVAGTADAVMMVEGSAHEIDEEDFLGAVAFAHDEIRKIVAAIDKLVKKCGKKKREFVVAKSDGDLEKFVRKSFAKDVAKAMRIVEKGKREEAFSELNADEAIARCGKKDANVRALLEDSVTRKEFHKIIKAMEEDELRTMVVDEKIRPDGRKPDEIRPIWSKVHYVPRVHGSGVFTRGQTQVFSAATLGSSSDAQRLDGIVALEDKRYMHFYNFPPFSVGETRPMRGPGRREIGHGALAERAMLPVLPPKSEFPYTMRVMSEVLESNGSSSMASVCGSTLALMDAGVPITAHVAGVAMGLILKGDKYAILTDIQGLEDALGEMDFKVAGTKKGITAIQMDIKVQGITIDIMREAMTSAKKSRFFIIDKLIETIAEPRRELSNFAPRMIIVKIDPAKIKDVIGPGGKVINKIIADTGVTKIDIEDDGSVYITSADGESGDKARTIVENLTKEIKVGETYEGTVVRIIPIGAFVQILPGKDGLVHISQLAPQRVEKVEDVVSLGDKMMVKVMEIDSQGRVNLSHKAVLGSSNGAPPQERPKRPARDYDEDRNSNAPRPSGGNISSPSPSTSTSDAGNGSNASDSDDSEESPSADAPGAPPMRRRRRPQGRRED from the coding sequence GTGCCCGAATCCGTGACCTTAGAGGTCGGCGGGCGCACGATGGTCATCGAGACCGGCGAACTCGCGAAGCAAGCAAATGGCTCCGCTCTCGTTCGTTATGGCGATCAAAACGTCGTGCTCTGCGCCGCTACGGCCTCCAACTCGCCTCGAGAAGGCATCGACTGGTTTCCGCTCACCTGCGACTTCGAAGAAAAGATGTACGCGGCCGGAAAAATCCCCGGTGGTTTCATCAAGCGTGAAGGCCGCCCCAGCGAACACGCCGTGCTTAGCTCGCGGCAAATCGATCGACCGATCCGTCCGCTGTTTCCCGAAGGTTTTCGCAACGACGTACAAGTCGTAGCGACCGTTCTTTCGGTCGATCCCGAACTCGACGCCGACGTGCTCGGCGTTTGCGCGGCCGGCGCCGCCCTCGCACTGAGCGACATTCCGTTCGATAAAACCGTTGCTGCGATCCGCGTGGGTCGCGACGAAAACGGCGGCTACATCGCCAATCCCACGCTTCCGCAATACGAAACCGGCGGACTCGAAATCGTCGTTGCCGGAACGGCCGACGCGGTGATGATGGTCGAAGGCAGCGCCCACGAAATCGACGAGGAAGACTTCCTCGGCGCGGTCGCGTTCGCGCACGATGAGATTCGCAAAATCGTCGCCGCCATCGACAAACTTGTCAAAAAATGCGGCAAGAAAAAGCGCGAGTTCGTCGTTGCAAAGAGCGATGGCGACCTCGAAAAATTCGTACGCAAGTCGTTCGCCAAAGACGTCGCCAAGGCGATGCGCATCGTCGAAAAAGGTAAGCGCGAAGAGGCGTTCTCCGAGCTCAATGCCGACGAAGCGATCGCGCGTTGCGGCAAAAAAGATGCGAACGTTCGCGCGCTGCTCGAAGATTCGGTCACGCGCAAAGAGTTCCATAAAATCATCAAGGCGATGGAAGAGGACGAGCTGCGCACGATGGTCGTGGACGAGAAAATTCGTCCCGACGGCCGCAAGCCCGACGAAATTCGTCCGATCTGGTCGAAGGTGCATTACGTGCCGCGCGTTCACGGGTCGGGCGTTTTTACGCGCGGTCAAACGCAGGTGTTTAGCGCCGCTACGCTCGGTTCGAGCAGCGACGCCCAACGTCTCGACGGCATCGTCGCGCTGGAAGATAAGCGCTACATGCACTTCTACAACTTCCCGCCGTTTTCGGTCGGCGAGACGCGCCCGATGCGCGGACCCGGACGTCGCGAAATCGGACACGGCGCGTTAGCCGAACGCGCGATGCTGCCGGTCCTTCCGCCCAAGTCTGAGTTCCCGTACACGATGCGCGTGATGAGCGAAGTGCTCGAATCGAACGGCTCGTCGTCGATGGCATCGGTCTGTGGATCGACCCTCGCATTGATGGATGCCGGCGTGCCGATCACCGCACACGTCGCAGGCGTCGCGATGGGTCTGATTCTCAAGGGCGATAAGTACGCGATCCTTACCGATATCCAGGGCCTCGAAGACGCACTGGGCGAGATGGACTTCAAAGTCGCGGGTACCAAAAAAGGCATCACGGCGATTCAGATGGACATCAAGGTCCAAGGCATCACGATCGACATCATGCGTGAAGCGATGACGAGCGCCAAGAAATCGCGCTTCTTCATCATCGACAAACTCATCGAAACGATCGCCGAGCCGCGTCGCGAACTCTCCAACTTCGCACCGCGCATGATCATCGTCAAGATCGATCCGGCCAAGATCAAAGATGTGATCGGTCCCGGCGGTAAGGTGATCAACAAGATCATCGCCGACACGGGCGTCACCAAGATCGATATCGAGGACGACGGTTCGGTGTACATCACCTCGGCCGACGGCGAGTCGGGCGACAAGGCGCGCACGATCGTCGAAAATCTCACCAAAGAGATCAAGGTCGGCGAAACGTACGAAGGCACCGTCGTGCGGATCATTCCGATCGGCGCATTCGTGCAGATTCTGCCGGGCAAAGACGGCCTCGTGCACATCAGCCAACTGGCGCCGCAACGCGTCGAAAAGGTTGAAGACGTCGTCTCGCTTGGCGACAAGATGATGGTCAAAGTGATGGAAATCGACTCACAAGGACGCGTGAATCTATCGCACAAGGCGGTACTTGGATCCTCGAACGGCGCACCGCCGCAAGAACGCCCCAAGCGTCCCGCGCGCGATTACGATGAGGATCGCAACAGCAATGCCCCGCGTCCCAGCGGTGGCAACATCAGCAGCCCGAGCCCGAGCACGAGCACGAGCGACGCCGGCAACGGCTCGAACGCCTCAGACTCCGACGACTCGGAAGAATCTCCGTCCGCCGACGCGCCCGGAGCTCCGCCGATGCGTCGCCGTCGTCGTCCGCAAGGCCGCCGCGAAGACTAG
- a CDS encoding carboxypeptidase-like regulatory domain-containing protein, producing MREPSVPRVADLRKKPVASVASSCAGRRFQLGLTIAFVATLWLASPAVPAFAQTALTVGSVRDQTGAAIPDAEVEGYDARGAQTQSVRTDGAGTFAMPGEGVVRVAVRCRFCRTTSAGLVPGQVAVVIVRRFQALLTDAPSPSDLQNVPYSRVESAIALRPFALLRQSTTVTSGSQLSALGFQPAQALLVDSGVPNYDVIGGTSPYDAIPANDVRVANIAAPAEAFLYGDRAGSGTISVEPFGDANDSVGLIGGATSIRVQGGSPQAGAVLTASNDAADWRQRFDARFQTQLAASQTLGVDVATSQYRETGVSSDALDGSYSFAHAAYNDAQPGYDVGVDLTTDRGVYSASGLRPVSDFEAAYDGVWSDTGFAAGIRTHGSVFFFADTGVRLSSGGYDTQGFAYDASGNIVQRRLDVGFEADEPDYTLRAGVGQFGIDYQGGGWGSSGGQRTALATPSLQLQLFPNARWGASFSASGSFSLPTIVEQYDGYPYSSLDFDRASSYTGTLSYTDLQRVRIDVEAASQHVAGSVNGLVTSAGLSVTWQFAPALSLRAWTMRVDDATTPALPASYTPYPYPYPSTFGDATVNAFWLTYENPGAIRFDAIYRRDLLNGQPFEHVDGDVSGPIKDGLRWYAGVQDVARTTYLSAGLRFNP from the coding sequence GTGAGGGAACCATCGGTGCCGCGCGTGGCGGATTTGCGCAAAAAACCCGTAGCGAGCGTAGCTTCGAGCTGCGCGGGGCGCCGGTTTCAGCTCGGGCTCACCATCGCTTTCGTGGCGACACTGTGGCTCGCGTCTCCCGCCGTCCCGGCCTTCGCCCAGACCGCTCTGACCGTCGGATCGGTGCGCGATCAGACCGGAGCCGCCATCCCGGACGCGGAGGTCGAGGGCTACGACGCGCGCGGCGCTCAAACCCAGTCGGTTCGAACCGACGGCGCCGGGACGTTCGCGATGCCGGGCGAGGGTGTGGTGCGAGTGGCCGTTCGCTGCCGCTTCTGCCGGACCACGAGCGCGGGCCTGGTACCGGGCCAAGTCGCCGTCGTGATCGTGCGCCGCTTCCAAGCGTTGCTGACCGACGCACCATCGCCGTCGGATCTGCAAAACGTGCCATACTCGCGCGTCGAATCAGCCATCGCCTTGCGACCGTTCGCGCTGTTGCGGCAGTCGACGACGGTCACTAGCGGCTCGCAACTGAGCGCGCTCGGCTTTCAGCCAGCGCAAGCGTTGTTGGTCGATTCGGGTGTGCCGAATTACGACGTGATCGGCGGGACGAGTCCATACGATGCCATCCCAGCCAACGACGTGCGCGTTGCGAATATCGCCGCGCCGGCCGAAGCGTTTTTATACGGCGATCGCGCCGGGTCGGGCACGATTTCGGTGGAGCCGTTCGGCGACGCTAACGACTCGGTTGGATTGATTGGCGGCGCCACCTCGATACGCGTGCAAGGCGGATCGCCCCAAGCCGGCGCGGTGTTGACGGCGTCGAACGATGCGGCCGATTGGCGTCAGCGGTTCGACGCGCGGTTCCAAACACAACTAGCGGCGTCGCAAACGTTGGGAGTCGACGTCGCGACATCGCAGTATCGCGAAACGGGCGTGTCGAGCGATGCTCTAGACGGGAGCTATAGTTTCGCACATGCCGCCTATAACGACGCACAGCCGGGCTACGACGTCGGCGTCGACCTAACCACCGATCGCGGCGTGTATTCCGCCTCGGGATTGCGACCGGTATCGGACTTTGAAGCAGCATACGATGGCGTTTGGTCGGATACGGGCTTTGCTGCCGGAATCCGAACGCACGGCTCCGTCTTCTTTTTTGCGGATACCGGCGTGCGTTTATCGAGTGGTGGGTACGACACACAGGGCTTTGCATACGATGCGAGCGGGAACATCGTGCAGCGCCGGCTCGATGTGGGCTTCGAGGCCGACGAACCCGACTATACGCTGAGGGCCGGCGTCGGCCAATTCGGAATCGACTACCAGGGCGGCGGTTGGGGTTCGTCCGGCGGCCAACGCACCGCGCTAGCGACTCCGTCGTTGCAACTGCAACTGTTTCCGAATGCACGTTGGGGCGCGTCGTTCTCGGCCTCCGGATCGTTTTCGTTGCCGACGATCGTCGAACAGTACGACGGGTATCCGTACAGCTCGCTCGATTTCGATCGCGCCTCTTCGTACACCGGTACGCTCTCGTACACCGATTTGCAACGCGTGCGCATCGACGTCGAGGCTGCGTCGCAACACGTCGCCGGTTCGGTGAACGGTCTCGTGACGAGCGCCGGACTTTCGGTGACGTGGCAGTTCGCACCGGCATTGTCGTTGCGAGCTTGGACCATGCGCGTCGACGATGCTACGACCCCTGCATTGCCGGCGTCGTACACGCCGTATCCGTATCCGTATCCATCGACCTTCGGGGACGCGACGGTTAACGCGTTTTGGCTCACCTATGAAAATCCCGGCGCGATTCGCTTCGATGCGATCTATCGCCGGGATTTGCTGAACGGACAACCGTTCGAACACGTCGACGGTGACGTGTCGGGACCGATCAAGGACGGTCTGCGATGGTATGCCGGCGTTCAGGACGTCGCACGAACGACGTACCTATCCGCCGGCCTTCGCTTTAACCCCTAG
- a CDS encoding menaquinone biosynthesis decarboxylase — MPFASLHAFVDALRASGELHEISAPVDPYLEIAEITDRVVKAGGPALLFSRPANSRFPVLTNQFGTRRRMAMALDAASLDDASDRLRALLQVPAPVRSLRERIGALASLAPLRNALPKIVSSAPVHEVVDRRPDLRELPVLTTWPLDAGPFVTLPLVITNDPKTGRPNVGMYRMQVYGPRETGMHWQRHKQGRAHAAASGRKIPVAVAIGTDPVLTYAATAPLPPIVDEFAFAGLLRGRSVELVRAKTVDLLVPAGAEFVLEGYVDNDDLRTEGPFGDHTGVYSLADTYPTFHLTCLTRRRRAIYPATVVGKPPMEDAWLGKATERLFLPLLQMVLPEVVDMNLPVEGGFHNLAIVSIRKAYPGHAKKVMNALWGLGHMMMLTRALVIVDADVDVQDTRATAWFVLNNLAPDRDIVMMPGPVDDLDHGSYNVAYGTKIGIDATRKDASEGYAREWPPDMVMNDDVRQRVSKRWREYGLASLDGNATSDTWSGQGAAALRRLLGDESAPR; from the coding sequence GTGCCCTTTGCATCCCTTCACGCCTTCGTCGATGCCTTGCGCGCGTCGGGCGAACTGCACGAAATTTCCGCTCCGGTAGATCCCTATTTAGAGATCGCCGAAATCACCGACCGGGTGGTGAAAGCAGGCGGCCCGGCGCTCTTGTTCTCGCGGCCCGCAAACTCGCGCTTCCCCGTGCTGACGAATCAATTCGGCACCCGCCGGCGGATGGCGATGGCACTGGATGCCGCATCGCTCGACGATGCGTCAGACCGTCTTCGCGCGCTGTTGCAAGTGCCCGCGCCCGTCCGGTCGCTGCGAGAGCGCATCGGCGCGCTCGCGTCGTTGGCTCCGTTACGCAATGCGCTACCGAAAATCGTTTCGAGCGCACCCGTACACGAGGTCGTCGATCGCCGCCCCGATTTGCGCGAACTTCCGGTGCTTACCACATGGCCGCTCGACGCAGGTCCGTTCGTTACGTTACCGCTGGTTATCACCAACGATCCGAAAACCGGGCGTCCGAACGTCGGCATGTATCGCATGCAGGTCTACGGCCCACGCGAAACCGGCATGCACTGGCAGCGCCACAAGCAAGGACGCGCGCACGCCGCAGCTTCGGGCCGGAAAATTCCCGTTGCGGTTGCGATCGGCACCGATCCGGTGCTGACGTACGCCGCTACCGCGCCGCTACCGCCGATCGTCGACGAGTTCGCGTTCGCCGGATTGCTACGCGGACGATCGGTCGAACTCGTTCGCGCCAAAACCGTCGATCTGCTGGTTCCGGCCGGCGCGGAATTCGTGCTGGAAGGATACGTCGACAACGACGATCTTCGTACCGAAGGCCCCTTCGGCGATCATACCGGCGTGTACAGTTTGGCCGATACCTATCCGACGTTTCACCTTACTTGCCTGACGCGCCGGCGGCGCGCGATCTATCCCGCCACCGTCGTCGGCAAACCGCCAATGGAAGACGCGTGGTTGGGTAAAGCCACCGAACGCCTCTTTTTGCCGCTGTTGCAGATGGTGCTGCCCGAAGTCGTCGACATGAATCTGCCGGTCGAAGGCGGTTTTCACAATCTTGCAATCGTGTCGATTCGAAAAGCCTACCCCGGACACGCAAAAAAGGTGATGAACGCGCTGTGGGGGCTCGGCCACATGATGATGCTGACGCGCGCACTGGTGATCGTCGACGCCGACGTCGACGTGCAAGATACGCGTGCCACGGCATGGTTCGTTTTGAACAACTTAGCACCAGATCGCGATATCGTCATGATGCCCGGTCCCGTCGACGACCTCGATCACGGATCGTACAACGTTGCGTACGGCACGAAGATCGGTATCGATGCAACCCGCAAAGATGCGTCCGAAGGATACGCTCGCGAGTGGCCGCCCGATATGGTGATGAACGACGACGTGCGGCAGCGCGTCAGCAAACGTTGGCGCGAATACGGATTGGCTTCGCTCGACGGTAACGCGACGTCCGACACGTGGTCGGGACAAGGCGCCGCGGCGTTACGCCGTTTACTCGGCGACGAAAGCGCGCCCCGTTGA
- a CDS encoding HAMP domain-containing sensor histidine kinase — protein MGRRIPLASLIARTAALYLAVFVAILVALDAGAYAFVLRQYTSLLQPALGTPEASAGLWASMRPVALVIVAIDVPLVAIVAIASYVLARASIAPIAAARERERIFAAGVAHELRSPLTTITSVAQANAADADPVRREAFATIAAQAFEASDIVGDLLTLARSPGLEALHCEPVDLASIVGRCARDAAPLAAQRGIRIDSIPAVAIVDGDERRLRELTRNLLENAIRHARENVRVTSRDDGRTCEIVVEDDGEGIPQADRERVFERFYRRSEDGRGTGLGLAIVRWIAQAHRGEVTVGTSDGGGARFVASLPAYTMA, from the coding sequence ATGGGGCGTAGGATACCGCTTGCTTCGTTAATCGCGCGCACCGCCGCGCTGTACCTCGCCGTGTTCGTCGCAATTCTCGTTGCCCTCGACGCCGGCGCCTATGCCTTCGTTTTACGCCAATACACATCGTTATTGCAGCCGGCGCTCGGCACGCCCGAAGCATCGGCCGGCTTGTGGGCCTCGATGCGCCCCGTCGCACTCGTCATCGTTGCGATCGACGTACCGCTGGTAGCCATCGTCGCCATTGCGTCGTACGTTCTGGCACGCGCATCGATCGCTCCGATCGCTGCCGCTCGGGAACGCGAGCGCATCTTCGCAGCCGGCGTGGCGCACGAACTTCGTTCGCCGCTCACCACGATCACGAGCGTCGCGCAAGCTAACGCCGCCGACGCGGATCCGGTACGCCGCGAAGCCTTTGCAACCATCGCGGCACAAGCGTTTGAAGCATCCGATATCGTCGGCGATCTTCTCACCCTCGCGCGCAGTCCCGGGCTAGAAGCGTTGCATTGCGAGCCGGTCGACCTCGCGTCGATCGTCGGGCGATGCGCGCGCGATGCCGCACCACTGGCCGCGCAGCGCGGCATTCGCATCGACAGCATTCCGGCCGTAGCAATCGTCGACGGCGACGAGCGGCGTTTGCGCGAACTCACGCGCAATTTGTTGGAAAACGCGATCCGTCACGCACGCGAAAACGTGCGCGTGACGTCCCGCGACGACGGTCGTACGTGCGAGATCGTGGTCGAAGACGACGGCGAAGGCATTCCCCAAGCCGATCGGGAGCGCGTGTTCGAACGCTTCTATCGTCGCAGCGAGGACGGCCGAGGCACCGGCCTCGGACTCGCGATCGTGCGCTGGATCGCGCAAGCCCATCGAGGCGAGGTGACCGTTGGAACCTCCGACGGCGGCGGCGCGCGTTTCGTCGCAAGCTTACCGGCCTATACGATGGCATAA
- a CDS encoding plastocyanin/azurin family copper-binding protein, whose amino-acid sequence MTQRFGSLAALAAILALAACGGSNGSSTAQSGNNNMMTMPMGPDMVMQAKLPKDTVGAELPSEGVGTENDPTWGTVGGYTQTKKAQVLAFPPGTKITFMNLSSTTPHTLNVVMKAGKPPANFPPNPSLSTQPAGNGVLGVGYASGVVAPGKTVTITLSNKGTYLIGCAFHYSEGMQDVIIVKAKAKPGPQG is encoded by the coding sequence GTGACGCAGCGTTTTGGCTCCCTTGCGGCTTTAGCCGCGATTTTAGCGCTTGCCGCATGCGGCGGCAGCAATGGCTCTAGCACCGCGCAGAGCGGCAACAACAACATGATGACCATGCCGATGGGACCGGATATGGTCATGCAAGCGAAGCTCCCAAAGGACACGGTCGGCGCAGAGCTGCCGAGTGAAGGCGTCGGTACCGAAAACGATCCGACGTGGGGCACCGTCGGTGGATACACGCAAACGAAAAAGGCACAAGTTCTCGCGTTTCCCCCGGGCACGAAAATTACGTTCATGAATCTTTCGTCAACGACTCCGCACACGTTGAACGTCGTGATGAAGGCCGGTAAGCCGCCGGCAAACTTCCCGCCCAACCCGTCGCTCTCCACACAACCGGCGGGCAACGGCGTATTGGGAGTCGGATACGCGAGCGGCGTCGTCGCGCCCGGTAAAACAGTGACGATTACGCTTTCGAACAAGGGGACGTACCTGATCGGGTGCGCTTTTCACTACAGCGAAGGCATGCAAGATGTAATCATCGTCAAGGCCAAGGCAAAGCCCGGACCGCAAGGTTAA